CGGCGGTCAGCCGTATCCGACCCGCAATTATGACCTCTCCTTGTCGCCGGTCGCCGGGGGCTATGTGGCTGAAGCGAGGACCGAGCGCGGAGAAGAGCTGGTCGTGGCCAACGCCACCCTTTTCCGCGCCGCGCGCGAAGAAGAACTCAATGAACACGCGGGGTCACGCCGGCGGATGGAATTGCGGCTGGAGCAGAACAATCTTGACCATAAACTTAGGTTGAACTTATCTGATATCCATAAAATTAATTTGGAAAACAAGGTCTGGAAAAAACTGACCAAAGATTGTGTCGAATGCAGCGCCTGCAACTTTATTTGCCCAACCTGTACCTGCTTTCTACTGATAGATAGCGAGGCCGGACCGACGACTGCCGACTATAGCCGGCATAAAGTCTGGGACGCTTGTCTGAAGAACGGCTACGCCCGGGTGGCGGGAGGCGCTAACTCGCGGCCGAAACTATACGAGCGGCTGCAGAACCGCTACCACTGCAAGTTCGACTACTCCTACGATCGCCTTGGGCGCTACACCTGCGTCGGCTGCGGCCGTTGTATCGACTCCTGCGCGGGTAATATCGATATGCGCCTCATTTTTAAAGAACTGGAGAGGCAGGCCCCCTTAACGGCCAAACTGGTATGAACTGCAAAAATAACATTTACCGGCCAATAAAAGCGAAGACCGAGCAGGTTATCACGGAAACGCCGAATATCAAAACATTCGTTTTCCGGCCGGAAGAGCCGCTCGCCTTTTTACCGGGCCAATTTATGCTGGTCACGGTGCCGGGGGTGGGCGAGTGCGCTTTTACCCCGTCTTCGGACTATAAGAAAGCCGCCACGCTCGAATTCACCATTATGAGGTCCGGGTCGGTCACCAGCCTGATCCACCAGTTAAAAGAGGGGGACGCGGTCGGTCTGCGCGGCCCGTACGGAAAGCCGTACCCGTTGCAGGACTATCATGGCAAGGAGATCTATGTGGTTGGCGGCGGCGTCGGGTTGGCTCCGCTCCGGGCACTCCTTTATGGCTTAAACCACGAGATCGACCACCTGAAAAAAGTTGAGGTCCGCTTTGGCTCACGCTCGCCGCAAGATATCTGCTACCGGGAAGATTTACCGAACTGGCAGAAGAGAAAAAAAACCAACCTGGTCATTTCGGTCGATACGGCAGCTACGGGCTGGACCGGCAACGTCGGCCTAGTGACGACGATCCTCAAGGATGGCGATGTTGACGTCAAAAACGCGGTGGCGGTCGTCTGCGGCCCGCCGATCATGATGAAATTCGTCAACCGGCGGCTGCTCGACATGGGCTTTGCCCCGAAAGATATCTACCTTTCGATGGAAAAGAACATGAGCTGCGGAGTGGGCAAGTGCTTCCGCTGCAATCTCGGCAAGTATTTTGTCTGCAAGGATGGCCCAGTGTTCACCTGGGAGCAGATCAAGGACATACCGGAACCATGGTAACAACAACTTCAAACTTCTCCGCCAAAGGCGGATCCGCCTCCGGCGGAAAACCTCAAACTTCAAAATCGATGTGTTTGTTTTGCTCGCTGGGGTGCGGGACGGCGTTCCGGATGAGGGGGGAAGAGGCGATCGCGATCGATTACGACAGCGAAAACCCGATCAATCTGGGGGCGCTCTGCCCGCGGGGGCACTACAACCTGGAATATCTCAACCACCCACAGCGCTTAACCGCGCCGCGGCTGGGCCCCCGGCCGGTCAGCTGGGAAGAGGCGGCTAACTTCATTAAACAAGAACTGAACATTTTCGCCAAAGACGAATTTGGCATCCTGGTCTCCTGCCTGACCAGCAACGAAGACACGGCGGCGATCGCAAATTTAGCTAAAACACTCGGAATCAGAAATGTCCTTTCGGCCGGGTCGGCCGCCGATCTGGAAGCATATGAAGGTTTTAAGTGGGAAGTTCCTGGCGCCGAACTGGCGACGCTGGAGGATATCGAAACAGCCGACGCCCTGCTGATCGTCGGCGACCTGCTGACCCGGACGCCGGTCCTTTCGAAACGGGTCAACCAGGTCAAATACGGCAAACGAGGGAACAAGATCATTGTCATCGACCCGAATCGGACGCATACTGCCTGGTTCGCGACCGATCACCTGGCCTGCCGGCCGGGAACGGAAGCGGTCGTTCTGGCGGCGTTGAGCGGCGACCTGCCAGTTGCCGAAGCGGCCGAGGTCACCGGTTTGCCGGCCAACCGGCTGACCGCGGCGGCGAATGACTTTAAGGCGGCGGCCAAAGGGACGGTCCTCTATGTGCCGCAAGAGGGGGCGCAGCGCCACGACCTAGGAGTCTATTGCGCCAAAAAGATCGCGGCCGCTTCACCTAATAAGAAATATATCGTTCTCTACCAGTTCGGCAACACGCTTGGGGTGAACACGATCATTGACCGGGAGGCGCCGGAACACCCGACTTATCACGACTTGCTGGCCAAGATCGAACGGAACGAGGTCAAAGCGCTCCTGATGTTCGGGGAAGATATCTCGTCCGGCCATCCGGAACTGCAGAAAAAGTTCCGGATGCTGAAGTTCGTCGCTTTTAGCGGCCATTTCGAAAGCGAATCGCCGGCGATCTACGATACCAGCGTCCTCCTGCCGCAAGCGACCCAGATGGAAGCGGCGGGGAGTTACCGGTTGGCCGATGGGCGACTGGAAAAATTGGCGCCGGTCGCCGCCCCGGCTGGGGAGAGGACCTGCGCCGAGATCTGCCGGATGATCGGCGGTAATTTGGTTGGCGGGCCCGCAGCGCCGGAGCTCGTGAGCAAAAAGAAAGAGCCGGCGGAGATCGTCGCCGGTTTGAAAGCGATCGAACCGTTGGCCGCGATGCCGCTCGAACCGATCACCCATTTCGGCAATGACCATCTGGTCAAGAACTTTTTCTGGTACAGGGTGAACAATGGCTAAACGGGTTTATCTGAATTTGGACCTCTGTTGCGGCTGCCGGAGCTGTGCTGCGGCCTGCGCTTACGGGCACCATTTGCAGTCGCTCCTGGGCCATTCACGGTTAAAAAACGATGCCGAGCTGCCCCTCCACTGCCTCCATTGCGACCAGCCGGCCTGCGCCGCGGCCTGTCCGAACGAGGCGATGAAAAAAATGGACGATGGGACCGTCCTGCGCAGTCAATTTAAGTGTGTCGGCTGCCGGAGCTGTGCCGTCGCCTGCCCGTTCGGCGTGATCCAGACAACGCTGGAAAAACACCTGACCCCAAAATGCGATCTCTGCCTCGACCGCCTGGCGGAAGGGGAGCGCCCGCGCTGCGTGGCAACCTGCACTTCCGGGGCGTTGTCATTCGTGGAAGCGGACGAACAGGTCGTCGACGAGCAAAAAAACCTGACATCGGTTAGAATGTTGTCTAACTTCATCGGTAGGAGGAGATAAAATGGCTAAAGTTGACGAACATATGGATAATGCCTGCAGTTGTTTGCGGGAAGGGAAGATGCGGGAAGCGATCAACCAGTACAAGGAGGCGCTGAAGCTCGACCCGGAGAACGCCATCGCCCACAAAAGCCTGGGGAGTATCTATTACCGCCTGACCATGCTCGACGAATCGATCGCCGAGTTCCAGCTGGCCGTCAAACACCACCCGCTCTACGCCGATGCTTATTACGAGCTCGGGGTTTCGCTCTACCGGCGGGGGGTCTTCCAGGCCTCGATCGATGCCTTCAAAAAGGCGGTCGAGATCAACCCGAATTTCCATATTGCCCGTTACTGGCTAGGCCTGTCTTACTATTATATAGGTAAGCTGCAGCAGGCGATCGAGTACTTCAAGCAAGTGTTGGAGAAAGAGCCGCACGTCGTGGTTGCCCGCTACCACATTGGCGTGGCCTATTCGCGGCAGGGTAAATTCGACGCGGCGATC
This window of the Candidatus Margulisiibacteriota bacterium genome carries:
- a CDS encoding 4Fe-4S dicluster domain-containing protein; protein product: MKTQFISQEKVTDLARRLAGNGTVVGPVEFRGQNILAEITADNAGQLNLAGYRTVEPLKSYLFRLIEKVGRYFGGEEEILGTGVWVLGARGCDLEALDVLDRVNLEGEFCDPLYKARRAQIGFIGVDCTACAKTCFCTMVGGQPYPTRNYDLSLSPVAGGYVAEARTERGEELVVANATLFRAAREEELNEHAGSRRRMELRLEQNNLDHKLRLNLSDIHKINLENKVWKKLTKDCVECSACNFICPTCTCFLLIDSEAGPTTADYSRHKVWDACLKNGYARVAGGANSRPKLYERLQNRYHCKFDYSYDRLGRYTCVGCGRCIDSCAGNIDMRLIFKELERQAPLTAKLV
- a CDS encoding FAD/NAD(P)-binding protein gives rise to the protein MNCKNNIYRPIKAKTEQVITETPNIKTFVFRPEEPLAFLPGQFMLVTVPGVGECAFTPSSDYKKAATLEFTIMRSGSVTSLIHQLKEGDAVGLRGPYGKPYPLQDYHGKEIYVVGGGVGLAPLRALLYGLNHEIDHLKKVEVRFGSRSPQDICYREDLPNWQKRKKTNLVISVDTAATGWTGNVGLVTTILKDGDVDVKNAVAVVCGPPIMMKFVNRRLLDMGFAPKDIYLSMEKNMSCGVGKCFRCNLGKYFVCKDGPVFTWEQIKDIPEPW
- a CDS encoding molybdopterin-dependent oxidoreductase: MVTTTSNFSAKGGSASGGKPQTSKSMCLFCSLGCGTAFRMRGEEAIAIDYDSENPINLGALCPRGHYNLEYLNHPQRLTAPRLGPRPVSWEEAANFIKQELNIFAKDEFGILVSCLTSNEDTAAIANLAKTLGIRNVLSAGSAADLEAYEGFKWEVPGAELATLEDIETADALLIVGDLLTRTPVLSKRVNQVKYGKRGNKIIVIDPNRTHTAWFATDHLACRPGTEAVVLAALSGDLPVAEAAEVTGLPANRLTAAANDFKAAAKGTVLYVPQEGAQRHDLGVYCAKKIAAASPNKKYIVLYQFGNTLGVNTIIDREAPEHPTYHDLLAKIERNEVKALLMFGEDISSGHPELQKKFRMLKFVAFSGHFESESPAIYDTSVLLPQATQMEAAGSYRLADGRLEKLAPVAAPAGERTCAEICRMIGGNLVGGPAAPELVSKKKEPAEIVAGLKAIEPLAAMPLEPITHFGNDHLVKNFFWYRVNNG
- a CDS encoding 4Fe-4S dicluster domain-containing protein codes for the protein MAKRVYLNLDLCCGCRSCAAACAYGHHLQSLLGHSRLKNDAELPLHCLHCDQPACAAACPNEAMKKMDDGTVLRSQFKCVGCRSCAVACPFGVIQTTLEKHLTPKCDLCLDRLAEGERPRCVATCTSGALSFVEADEQVVDEQKNLTSVRMLSNFIGRRR
- a CDS encoding tetratricopeptide repeat protein is translated as MAKVDEHMDNACSCLREGKMREAINQYKEALKLDPENAIAHKSLGSIYYRLTMLDESIAEFQLAVKHHPLYADAYYELGVSLYRRGVFQASIDAFKKAVEINPNFHIARYWLGLSYYYIGKLQQAIEYFKQVLEKEPHVVVARYHIGVAYSRQGKFDAAIAEFESFLKDVPDSSAGYYNLGRNYYNKGELDKAIAAFARAVEIDPEDDRSRKNLMTLEELKNKFF